A genomic window from Nematostella vectensis chromosome 9, jaNemVect1.1, whole genome shotgun sequence includes:
- the LOC5507897 gene encoding neuropeptide FF receptor 1 isoform X2 produces the protein MSRLSMTSNTATGINLTRVENGLNGTATSPVMNIELFRIIKLVLYAAIFLISAVGNTMVCAIIVRRKKMKTVTNYFILNLAVADLALTCICIPFDIPVQEMGYIWPYGAVMCKVLYPLQTLTLFASVYTLTAVGLTRYWAIVHPMKRQLSITQSKLVIAFIWLGSVVPVFPYANSLKFTRATHTCEEYWSSKKVREIFTAVIFVFQYVLPLGVIGTAYAAIGRELRRRKATKSGNHKLRHLQAQEARKVVNMLSVVTMVFAICVLPNNIMWLWLDFGDADQKVEYFWEIVAFCNVVTFANSAANPVCYTALNETYRREFKRVVYTIFGHAHLRLILRSISSRTTSFFTTSTKSNIANFWKDDCLDDSPVDAANRQRCLEAVNGYTPTQV, from the coding sequence ATGTCGAGGCTAAGTATGACGTCCAATACAGCTACAGGGATAAATCTAACAAGGGTGGAAAATGGATTAAACGGCACAGCAACGTCTCCCGTCATGAATATCGAGCTCTTCAGGATTATAAAACTGGTTCTGTACGCTGCTATTTTTCTTATCAGTGCTGTTGGTAATACAATGGTCTGCGCGATCATTGTACGACGCAAGAAAATGAAGACCGTCACGAATTACTTCATTCTAAACCTTGCGGTGGCCGACCTGGCGTTGACTTGTATTTGTATTCCGTTCGATATCCCTGTTCAGGAGATGGGCTACATCTGGCCTTACGGTGCCGTCATGTGCAAGGTCTTGTACCCACTACAAACTCTAACTCTCTTCGCGTCTGTTTATACGCTCACCGCGGTTGGATTGACACGGTACTGGGCGATTGTTCACCCGATGAAGAGACAACTAAGCATCACGCAGTCAAAGTTGGTTATCGCTTTTATTTGGCTGGGTTCTGTTGTACCCGTTTTTCCGTACGCGAACTCGCTGAAATTTACCCGAGCGACGCACACCTGTGAAGAGTATTGGAGCAGCAAAAAAGTGCGGGAAATCTTCACCGCTGTGATTTTCGTATTTCAATACGTTCTTCCATTGGGAGTTATTGGCACTGCCTACGCTGCCATTGGTCGAGAGCTTCGTCGCCGCAAAGCAACAAAGTCTGGAAACCACAAGTTACGCCATTTACAGGCACAGGAAGCCCGCAAGGTGGTTAACATGCTTTCTGTTGTGACAATGGTCTTTGCTATCTGTGTTTTACCAAATAACATCATGTGGCTCTGGTTAGATTTTGGTGACGCCGATCAAAAGGTTGAGTATTTTTGGGAGATAGTTGCGTTCTGTAACGTCGTGACGTTTGCGAATAGCGCCGCTAATCCGGTCTGCTATACAGCGTTGAATGAGACGTACAGAAGAGAGTTCAAGCGAGTTGTGTATACAATATTTGGGCACGCCCACTTGAGGTTAATCTTACGAAGTATAAGCTCCAGGACTACTTCTTTCTTCACGACATCGACAAAATCGAACATCGCGAATTTCTGGAAGGATGACTGTCTTGATGATTCCCCGGTAGACGCCGCCAACAGACAGAGATGTCTAGAGGCGGTCAACGGGTATACACCTACACAAGTGTAA
- the LOC5507897 gene encoding neuropeptide FF receptor 1 isoform X1, protein MNFKMSRLSMTSNTATGINLTRVENGLNGTATSPVMNIELFRIIKLVLYAAIFLISAVGNTMVCAIIVRRKKMKTVTNYFILNLAVADLALTCICIPFDIPVQEMGYIWPYGAVMCKVLYPLQTLTLFASVYTLTAVGLTRYWAIVHPMKRQLSITQSKLVIAFIWLGSVVPVFPYANSLKFTRATHTCEEYWSSKKVREIFTAVIFVFQYVLPLGVIGTAYAAIGRELRRRKATKSGNHKLRHLQAQEARKVVNMLSVVTMVFAICVLPNNIMWLWLDFGDADQKVEYFWEIVAFCNVVTFANSAANPVCYTALNETYRREFKRVVYTIFGHAHLRLILRSISSRTTSFFTTSTKSNIANFWKDDCLDDSPVDAANRQRCLEAVNGYTPTQV, encoded by the exons ATGAATTTCAAG ATGTCGAGGCTAAGTATGACGTCCAATACAGCTACAGGGATAAATCTAACAAGGGTGGAAAATGGATTAAACGGCACAGCAACGTCTCCCGTCATGAATATCGAGCTCTTCAGGATTATAAAACTGGTTCTGTACGCTGCTATTTTTCTTATCAGTGCTGTTGGTAATACAATGGTCTGCGCGATCATTGTACGACGCAAGAAAATGAAGACCGTCACGAATTACTTCATTCTAAACCTTGCGGTGGCCGACCTGGCGTTGACTTGTATTTGTATTCCGTTCGATATCCCTGTTCAGGAGATGGGCTACATCTGGCCTTACGGTGCCGTCATGTGCAAGGTCTTGTACCCACTACAAACTCTAACTCTCTTCGCGTCTGTTTATACGCTCACCGCGGTTGGATTGACACGGTACTGGGCGATTGTTCACCCGATGAAGAGACAACTAAGCATCACGCAGTCAAAGTTGGTTATCGCTTTTATTTGGCTGGGTTCTGTTGTACCCGTTTTTCCGTACGCGAACTCGCTGAAATTTACCCGAGCGACGCACACCTGTGAAGAGTATTGGAGCAGCAAAAAAGTGCGGGAAATCTTCACCGCTGTGATTTTCGTATTTCAATACGTTCTTCCATTGGGAGTTATTGGCACTGCCTACGCTGCCATTGGTCGAGAGCTTCGTCGCCGCAAAGCAACAAAGTCTGGAAACCACAAGTTACGCCATTTACAGGCACAGGAAGCCCGCAAGGTGGTTAACATGCTTTCTGTTGTGACAATGGTCTTTGCTATCTGTGTTTTACCAAATAACATCATGTGGCTCTGGTTAGATTTTGGTGACGCCGATCAAAAGGTTGAGTATTTTTGGGAGATAGTTGCGTTCTGTAACGTCGTGACGTTTGCGAATAGCGCCGCTAATCCGGTCTGCTATACAGCGTTGAATGAGACGTACAGAAGAGAGTTCAAGCGAGTTGTGTATACAATATTTGGGCACGCCCACTTGAGGTTAATCTTACGAAGTATAAGCTCCAGGACTACTTCTTTCTTCACGACATCGACAAAATCGAACATCGCGAATTTCTGGAAGGATGACTGTCTTGATGATTCCCCGGTAGACGCCGCCAACAGACAGAGATGTCTAGAGGCGGTCAACGGGTATACACCTACACAAGTGTAA